From the genome of Streptomyces sp. NBC_01317, one region includes:
- the glnA gene encoding type I glutamate--ammonia ligase encodes MFQNADEAKKYIADNDVKFVDVRFCDLPGVMQHFTIPAKAFDPAEELAFDGSSIRGFQAIHESDMALRADLSTARVDPFRRDKTVNINFFIHDPITGEQYSRDPRNIAKKAEAYLASTGIADTAYFGPEAEFYVFDSVRFNTTSNESFYHIDSEAAAWNTGALEDNRGYKVRYKGGYFPAPPVDHFADLRAEISLELEASGLQVERQHHEVGTAGQAEINYKFNTLLAAADDLMLFKYIVKNVAWRNGKTATFMPKPIFGDNGSGMHVHQSLWQGGTPLFYDEQGYAGLSDTARYYIGGILKHAPSLLAFTNPTVNSYHRLVPGFEAPVNLVYSQRNRSAAMRIPITGSNPKAKRVEFRAPDPSSNPYLAFSALLLAGLDGVKNKIEPAEPIDKDLYELAPEEHAGVAQVPTSLPAVLEALEADNEYLQAGGVFTADLIETWIDYKRTKEIAPIQLRPHPHEFELYFDI; translated from the coding sequence ATGTTCCAGAACGCCGACGAGGCAAAGAAGTACATCGCGGACAACGACGTCAAGTTTGTCGACGTCCGCTTCTGCGACCTGCCTGGCGTGATGCAGCACTTCACGATCCCGGCAAAGGCGTTCGACCCCGCCGAGGAGCTCGCCTTCGACGGTTCGTCGATCCGCGGCTTCCAGGCCATCCACGAGTCGGACATGGCGCTGCGCGCGGACCTGTCCACGGCCCGGGTCGACCCGTTCCGCCGTGACAAGACGGTGAACATCAACTTCTTCATCCACGACCCGATCACGGGCGAGCAGTACAGCCGCGACCCGCGCAACATCGCCAAGAAGGCCGAGGCCTACCTCGCGTCGACCGGCATCGCGGACACCGCGTACTTCGGCCCCGAGGCCGAGTTCTACGTCTTCGACAGCGTGCGCTTCAACACCACGTCGAACGAGAGCTTCTACCACATCGACTCCGAGGCAGCCGCGTGGAACACCGGCGCCCTGGAGGACAACCGCGGCTACAAGGTCCGCTACAAGGGTGGTTACTTCCCGGCCCCGCCGGTCGACCACTTCGCCGACCTGCGCGCCGAGATCTCCCTGGAGCTGGAGGCTTCCGGCCTCCAGGTCGAGCGCCAGCACCACGAGGTGGGCACCGCCGGCCAGGCGGAGATCAACTACAAGTTCAACACGCTGCTCGCGGCGGCCGACGACCTGATGCTCTTCAAGTACATCGTGAAGAACGTCGCGTGGCGCAACGGCAAGACCGCGACCTTCATGCCCAAGCCGATCTTCGGTGACAACGGCTCCGGCATGCACGTCCACCAGTCCCTGTGGCAGGGCGGCACGCCGCTGTTCTACGACGAGCAGGGCTACGCGGGCCTGTCGGACACCGCCCGCTACTACATCGGCGGCATCCTCAAGCACGCCCCGTCGCTGCTGGCCTTCACGAACCCGACGGTGAACTCGTACCACCGCCTGGTCCCCGGCTTCGAGGCCCCGGTCAACCTGGTCTACTCGCAGCGCAACCGCTCCGCCGCGATGCGCATCCCGATCACGGGCTCGAACCCGAAGGCCAAGCGCGTCGAGTTCCGCGCCCCGGACCCGTCCTCGAACCCGTACCTGGCGTTCTCGGCCCTGCTCCTCGCGGGCCTCGACGGCGTCAAGAACAAGATCGAGCCGGCGGAGCCGATCGACAAGGACCTCTACGAACTGGCCCCGGAGGAGCACGCGGGCGTAGCCCAGGTCCCCACCTCGCTCCCGGCGGTCCTGGAAGCCCTAGAGGCGGACAACGAGTATCTCCAGGCGGGCGGAGTCTTCACGGCGGACCTGATCGAAACCTGGATCGACTACAAGCGCACGAAGGAAATCGCCCCGATCCAGCTGCGCCCGCACCCGCACGAGTTCGAGCTGTACTTCGACATCTAG
- a CDS encoding RDD family protein: MDNRQVIGSWLSGPRAAAENMGVDFGYRGERLGLPEHGPGSVAPLGRRFGALFLDWALCMLIAYGLLAAGDWQKTGNWALGVLFVLSLLTVGTVGFTPGKRLFGLRVVAEHGGRLSLVRVLVRTVLLCLAVPALIWDRDGRGFHDRLSGAVQVRT; encoded by the coding sequence GTGGACAACAGGCAAGTAATCGGATCCTGGCTCTCCGGACCCCGCGCCGCCGCCGAGAACATGGGCGTCGACTTCGGCTACCGGGGCGAGCGGCTCGGTCTCCCGGAGCACGGCCCGGGGTCCGTCGCCCCGCTCGGCCGCCGCTTCGGCGCCCTCTTCCTCGACTGGGCGCTGTGCATGCTGATCGCATACGGGCTGCTCGCGGCGGGTGACTGGCAGAAGACCGGCAACTGGGCGCTCGGCGTCCTCTTCGTCCTCAGTCTTCTCACCGTCGGTACGGTCGGCTTCACCCCCGGAAAGCGCCTCTTCGGGCTCCGCGTCGTCGCCGAGCACGGCGGCCGGCTCTCGCTCGTCCGCGTCCTCGTGCGCACCGTACTGCTCTGCCTCGCCGTCCCCGCCCTCATCTGGGACCGGGACGGCCGCGGCTTCCACGACCGCCTCTCCGGCGCCGTACAGGTCAGGACCTGA